A DNA window from Oncorhynchus nerka isolate Pitt River unplaced genomic scaffold, Oner_Uvic_2.0 unplaced_scaffold_1262, whole genome shotgun sequence contains the following coding sequences:
- the slc4a1a gene encoding solute carrier family 4 member 1a (Diego blood group): MENDLSFGEDVMSSEEESDSAFPSPIRPGNYDLEQSRHEEDSNQAIQGNVIHTDPEAYLNLNTNANTRGDAQAYVELNELIGSSWQETGRWVGYEENLNPATGKWGPSHVSYLTFKSLIQLRKIMSTGAIILDLQASSLSAVAEKVVDELQSKGEIRATDRDGLLRALLQRRSQSEGAGAQPLGGDIEMQTFSVTKQRDTTDSVEASIVLSGVMDSLEKPAVAFVRLGDSVVIEGALEAPVPVRFVFVLVGPSHGGVDYHESGRAMAALMADWVFSLEAYLAQTNKELANAIADFMDCSIVIPPTEIQDKGMLQPIIDFQKKMLKDRLRPSDTRIIFGGGAKADEADMEPREDPLARTGIPFGGMIKDMKRRYRHYISDFTDALDPQVLAAVIFIYFAALSPAITFGGLLADKTEHMMGVSELMISTCVQGIIFAFIAAQPTLVIGFSGPLLVFEEAFFAFCKSQEIEYIVGRIWVGLWLVIIVVVIVAVEGSFLVKFISRFTQEIFSILISLIFIYETFSKLGKIFKAHPLVLNYEHLNDSLDNPFHPVVKESIEYHDDGNKTVHEVIHERAYPNTALLSMCLMFGCFFIAYFLRQFKNGHFLPGPIRRMIGDFGVPIAIFFMIAVDITIEDAYTQKLVVPKGLMVSNPNARGWFINPLGEKKPFPAWMMGACCVPALLVFILIFLESQITTLIVSKPERKMVKGSGFHLDLLILVTMGGIASLFGVPWLSAATVRSVTHANALTVMSKGPKPEIEKVLEQRISGMLVAAMVGVSILLEPILKMIPMTALFGIFLYMGITSLSGIQMWDRMLLLIVPRKYYPADAYAQRVTTMKMHLFTLIQMACLGALWMVKMSAFSLALPFVLILTIPLRMAITGTLFTDKEMKCLDASDGKVKFEEEPGEDMYESPLP; encoded by the exons atggagaacgACCTGTCTTTtggagag GATGTCATGTCCTCTGAGGAGGAGAGTGACTCTGCTTTCCCATCTCCGATCAGACC TGGCAACTATGACCTGGAGCAGAGCAGGCATGAAGAGGACAGCAACCAGGCCATCCAGGGCAACGTCATTCACACCGACCCAGAGG CCTATCTGAACCTGAACACCAACGCCAACACCAGAGGGGATGCTCAG gccTATGTGGAGCTGAATGAGCTTATAGGCAGCAGCTGGCAGGAGACTGGCCGCTGGGTGGGCTATGAGGAGAATTTGAACCCAGCAACGGGCAAGTGGGGCCCCTCCCACGTCTCCTACCTCACCTTCAAGAGTCTGATCCAGCTTCGCAAGATCATGAGCACAG gtgcGATCATTCTGGACCTGCAGGCCAGCAGTCTGTCTGCTGTGGCTGAGAAGGTGGTGGATGAATTGCAGAGCAAGGGTGAGATCCGTGCCACTGATAGAGATGGCCTGCTGAGGGCTCTACTGCAGAGACGCAGTCAGTCTGAGGGAGCTGGAGCTCAACCCCTGGGAGGAGACATCGAGATGCAGACCTTCTCTGTCACCAAGCAG AGAGATACAACTGATAGTGTGGAAGCCTCCATTGTCCTCTCAG GGGTGATGGACTCCCTGGAGAAGCCTGCCGTGGCCTTCGTCAGGCTGGGGGACTCTGTGGTGATAGAGGGGGCCCTGGAGGCCCCTGTGCCGGTGCGCTTCGTCTTTGTGCTGGTGGGCCCCAGCCATGGAGGAGTGGATTACCATGAGAGTGGCCGTGCCATGGCTGCCCTTATGGCTGACTGG GTCTTTAGTCTGGAGGCTTACCTAGCCCAGACTAACAAGGAATTGGCCAATGCCATCGCTGATTTTATGGACTGCAGCATCGTTATCCCGCCCACTGAGATCCAGGACAAGGGCATGCTCCAGCCAATCATTGACTTCCAGAAGAAGATGCTGAAGGACAGACTCCGCCCTTCTGACACCCGAATCATATTTGGTGGCGGGGCCAAAG CTGATGAGGCCGATATGGAGCCAAGAGAAGACCCGCTGGCCCGGACAGGCATTCCCTTCGGCGGGATGATAAAGGACATGAAGCGGCGGTACCGCCATTACATCAGTGACTTCACAGACGCCCTTGACCCCCAGGTCCTGGCTGCTGTCATCTTCATCTACTTCGCTGCCCTGTCTCCTGCCATCACCTTCGGAGGCCTGCTGG CTGATAAGACAGAGCACATGATGGGCGTGTCTGAGCTGATGATCTCCACCTGCGTCCAGGGCATCATCTTCGCCTTCATCGCAGCCCAGCCTACACTGGTCATTGGCTTCTCTGGGCCACTGCTGGTGTTTGAGGAGGCCTTCTTTGCG TTCTGCAAGTCCCAGGAGATTGAGTACATTGTGGGCCGTATCTGGGTAGGCCTGTGGCTGGTGATCATCGTGGTGGTTATCGTGGCTGTGGAGGGCAGCTTCCTGGTCAAATTCATCTCCCGCTTCACGCAGGAGATCTTCTCCATCCTCATCTCCCTCATCTTCATCTACGAGACCTTCAGCAAGCTCGGCAAG ATCTTCAAAGCTCACCCTCTGGTTCTGAACTATGAGCACTTGAACGACAGCCTGGACAACCCTTTCCACCCGGTGGTCAAGGAGAGCATAGAGTATCATGATGATGGCAACAAGACAGTGCACGAGGTCATACATGAGAGGGCCTACCCCAACACCGCCCTGCTTTCCATGTGTCTTATGTTCGGGTGTTTCTTCATTGCATACTTCCTCCGTCAGTTCAAAAATGGCCACTTCCTCCCTGGACCG ATTCGTCGGATGATTGGAGATTTTGGTGTTCCCATCGCCATTTTCTTCATGATCGCTGTGGATATCACCATTGAGGATGCCTACACTCAG AAACTTGTGGTGCCCAAGGGTCTAATGGTGTCCAACCCCAATGCCAGAGGCTGGTTCATCAACCCCTTGGGAGAGAAGAAGCCTTTCCCCGCCTGGATGATGGGGGCGTGTTGCGTGCCAGCCCTGCTGGTCTTCATCCTCATCTTCCTCGAGTCCCAGATCACTAC GCTGATTGTGAGCAAACCAGAGAGGAAGATGGTAAAAGGCTCTGGTTTCCATCTGGACCTGCTCATCCTGGTCACCATGGGCGGCATCGCCTCCCTGTTTGGGGTGCCCTGGCTGAGTGCCGCCACCGTGCGTTCTGTCACCCATGCCAACGCCCTCACTGTCATGAGCAAGGGACCCAAGCCTGAGATCGAGAAGGTGCTGGAGCAAAGGATCAGCGGCATGCTTGTGGCCGCCATGGTCG GTGTGTCTATTCTCTTGGAGCCTATCCTGAAGATGATTCCCATGACGGCTCTGTTTGGAATATTCCTCTACATGGGTATAACCTCACTCAGTGGGATCCAGATGTGGGACCGAATGCTTCTGCTTATTGTACCCAGGAAATACTATCCTGCTGACGCCTACGCACAAAGG GTAACTACTATGAAGATGCACTTGTTCACTCTGATCCAGATGGCGTGTTTGGGAGCTCTCTGGATGGTGAAGATGAGTGCCTTCTCCCTGGCTCTGCCCTTTGTCCTCATCCTCACCATCCCCCTGCGCATGGCCATCACTGGAACACTCTTCACTGACAAGGAAATGAAATGT CTGGATGCCTCTGACGGCAAGGTGAAGTTCGAAGAGGAGCCAGGAGAGGATATGTACGAGTCCCCGTTGCCATGA